A window from Kovacikia minuta CCNUW1 encodes these proteins:
- a CDS encoding DNA alkylation repair protein, whose translation MIPLSLVQRITSEYEAHRNPEKAVKMAAYMKNLFPFLGIQTPEREALSKPIWAEITPFVTEPWLVEVALLLWEKDQREYQYAALSLLSKQVKLLSPVAMPAIEHLITHKSWWDTVDTIASRLVGSLVFRFPELLPTLEQYSTHDNLWLRRTAILHQLSYKQNTDAERLWRYCTLNADSKEFFIQKAIGWALREYSKTNRNAVVEYIQRNEHRLSNLSKREGLKRI comes from the coding sequence ATGATTCCCCTGAGCTTGGTGCAGCGAATTACCAGCGAGTACGAAGCCCATCGTAATCCCGAAAAAGCCGTAAAGATGGCGGCTTACATGAAAAACCTGTTTCCCTTCCTGGGGATTCAAACGCCTGAGCGGGAAGCACTGTCTAAGCCAATTTGGGCGGAAATTACGCCTTTTGTCACCGAACCCTGGCTGGTTGAAGTGGCATTGTTGCTGTGGGAGAAAGATCAGCGGGAGTACCAGTATGCTGCCCTGAGCCTTCTAAGTAAACAGGTAAAACTGCTTTCCCCCGTTGCCATGCCTGCAATCGAGCATTTAATTACTCACAAATCCTGGTGGGATACGGTGGATACGATCGCCTCCCGCCTGGTCGGTTCTTTAGTTTTCCGCTTTCCCGAATTGCTGCCCACCCTGGAACAGTACAGCACCCACGACAACTTGTGGCTGCGCCGAACCGCTATCCTGCATCAGCTCAGTTATAAACAAAACACAGATGCAGAAAGGCTATGGCGTTACTGCACCCTGAATGCGGATTCTAAGGAGTTTTTTATTCAAAAGGCGATCGGCTGGGCACTGCGCGAATATTCCAAAACCAACCGTAATGCAGTAGTTGAGTACATCCAGCGCAACGAACACCGATTATCAAACCTCAGCAAACGAGAAGGACTCAAAAGAATTTAA